Proteins from a genomic interval of Clostridium sp. M62/1:
- a CDS encoding 5'-nucleotidase C-terminal domain-containing protein, with translation MMMKKFLSAALILCMPLSMTVSAQTAGNQEDGDAVQEVIIYHTNDTHGYLNGDGEEIVGIALAAGLKESTPNSILVDAGDATQGLPLASLTKGADVIELMNLAGYDLMTPGNHEFDFGTETFLSNAQKADFPVLAANIYRNGSPLLKDVQEDSSGCHAVLEQNGVRIGFFGLTTADTASSTNPAGIKDLEFRDEIETAKTEINHLKEEGADVIVAMCHMGNMDASCTSADLADAMTGEYQDKIDVIIDGHSHTVENEETNGILIVQTGSGMAGIGKLTLEVRGDEVSASEELLGPADLADIVPDAAVAERLKQIESSQSDLLGETVSTTETTLWAGQVGVVALTRLVETNYGDFTADAFRSAAETYLQTLGTDTDLPVIAVENGGGIRAMSPNGDITMGDLISAFPFSNTIYLKKVTPAILYEVMEVSGTALDGQDKETGMLLQQTNSGGFLQISGFTTVFNPDGEEGQKVVSITLDGQTEPLDREDTTTEIMMASNNYIMSGGNDYTMLADLPKYGEAGGELETVQTYLESCMKDGVLQGYAGTGNRIQMRGDGYEPKDYTASVLIADQSGEPLAGQELSYRVDGGQRQNGITDENGILQITLSDGAHGVRLADTQQEIYVDNYSGFGITVDEFREQPVLTFLSDGSCDPVDEERGESTESQSSEETESAEAADSTAPAAQPENSFPVVPVTVVVIAAAAAAAVWKKRQNKK, from the coding sequence ATGATGATGAAAAAGTTTTTATCTGCCGCTTTGATACTGTGTATGCCGCTTTCCATGACCGTTTCCGCACAGACTGCAGGAAACCAGGAGGACGGCGATGCTGTGCAGGAGGTGATTATCTATCACACAAATGATACCCACGGCTATCTAAACGGCGACGGGGAAGAGATTGTTGGCATTGCTCTGGCGGCAGGGCTGAAGGAAAGTACCCCGAATTCTATTCTGGTAGACGCCGGCGATGCAACTCAGGGACTCCCTCTGGCCTCCCTGACAAAAGGAGCAGATGTAATCGAGCTCATGAACCTGGCCGGTTACGATCTGATGACACCGGGAAACCATGAATTTGATTTTGGAACGGAAACCTTTCTGTCCAATGCGCAGAAGGCGGATTTTCCTGTCCTGGCAGCCAATATATACCGAAATGGCAGTCCCCTTCTTAAGGATGTGCAGGAGGACAGTAGCGGCTGCCATGCAGTTCTTGAACAGAATGGGGTTCGGATTGGCTTTTTCGGTCTGACTACGGCAGATACCGCCAGCTCCACCAACCCGGCTGGAATCAAGGATCTGGAATTCAGGGATGAGATAGAGACTGCGAAAACAGAGATCAATCATCTGAAAGAGGAGGGGGCAGACGTGATCGTCGCCATGTGTCATATGGGAAATATGGACGCCTCCTGTACCAGCGCAGATTTGGCAGACGCGATGACCGGGGAGTACCAGGATAAAATTGACGTAATCATTGACGGACACAGCCATACAGTAGAAAATGAAGAGACAAACGGCATCCTGATCGTCCAGACCGGCTCCGGAATGGCAGGTATCGGAAAGCTGACCCTGGAAGTCCGCGGCGATGAAGTATCTGCTTCAGAAGAACTGTTGGGACCCGCTGATTTGGCAGACATCGTCCCTGATGCTGCCGTCGCTGAGCGGCTTAAGCAAATCGAGTCCTCCCAGTCCGATCTTCTCGGAGAAACGGTAAGCACCACAGAAACCACACTCTGGGCCGGACAGGTTGGTGTGGTTGCGCTGACCCGTCTGGTTGAAACAAATTACGGTGACTTTACGGCAGATGCTTTCCGCAGCGCTGCAGAAACCTATCTGCAGACCCTGGGAACAGATACTGATCTGCCGGTGATTGCAGTGGAAAACGGCGGCGGCATCCGCGCCATGTCCCCCAACGGAGACATTACCATGGGCGATCTGATTTCAGCCTTCCCGTTTTCCAATACCATTTACCTTAAAAAGGTCACACCTGCGATCCTCTACGAGGTGATGGAGGTTTCCGGTACGGCTCTGGACGGACAGGATAAGGAAACCGGAATGCTTCTTCAGCAGACGAATTCCGGCGGCTTTCTCCAGATCTCCGGCTTCACGACAGTCTTTAATCCGGATGGGGAAGAGGGACAGAAGGTAGTTTCCATCACGCTGGACGGGCAGACAGAGCCGCTGGATCGGGAAGATACCACTACAGAGATCATGATGGCCAGCAACAATTACATTATGAGCGGCGGAAACGACTATACCATGCTGGCAGACCTTCCCAAATACGGAGAGGCCGGGGGAGAGCTTGAAACCGTACAGACCTATCTGGAAAGCTGTATGAAGGACGGAGTGCTGCAGGGATATGCGGGAACCGGAAACAGAATTCAGATGAGAGGCGACGGGTATGAGCCAAAGGACTATACCGCTTCTGTCCTGATTGCAGACCAGTCCGGAGAGCCGCTGGCCGGCCAGGAGCTGTCATACCGGGTAGATGGAGGTCAGCGGCAGAACGGCATCACAGATGAAAACGGAATCCTGCAGATTACTCTTTCAGACGGGGCTCACGGAGTCCGGCTGGCAGATACACAGCAGGAAATCTATGTAGACAATTATTCCGGATTCGGAATTACCGTAGATGAATTCCGGGAGCAGCCGGTTTTAACCTTCCTGTCAGACGGAAGCTGCGATCCGGTTGATGAGGAAAGAGGCGAATCCACAGAATCCCAAAGCAGCGAAGAGACAGAAAGCGCAGAGGCCGCGGACAGCACCGCTCCGGCTGCACAGCCTGAAAACAGCTTCCCTGTAGTTCCTGTGACAGTAGTTGTGATCGCCGCTGCAGCCGCAGCTGCAGTATGGAAAAAGCGGCAGAATAAGAAATAA
- a CDS encoding FMN-binding protein: MKQNERSAVLSKAAGAGVMIVLSGLLAAGSGPLYKAVAGRNREVSETPVYYAGTYEGTSRGYGGPVTVRLTVSDYAIEDVRISAPEETPEIGKAVAVQLSNEMWRANSFSVDSVSGATMTSNAVKKAVGQCLEQAAREGTEAAKLFEAEFRSEKEARGLPELSEILPSVPDGDYIYRDTADDGSGHFNEIRVTVEKGTLTALSWDAVAMDGSGKREQSLSGQYVMTENGPLWHEQADTLAQYVVENQSTEGVVEGAGVTDALASVSIYPGGFVDAVKKCLMAASGDLSFASLEELLAGAEDGTYSYTSPKKDDSGMSDRIDLTVKDHAIAALVWDSVGEDGTGKRQLSMDGQYQMTEDGPLWYEQADTLAKYVLENQSVEGLSDSEGYATDAVSSVSINISGFINALKGCLSQGNRVS, translated from the coding sequence ATGAAGCAAAATGAAAGAAGCGCTGTCCTCTCCAAAGCTGCAGGGGCAGGCGTGATGATAGTTTTATCTGGTCTGCTGGCAGCCGGTTCCGGGCCGCTCTACAAGGCAGTTGCCGGAAGGAACAGGGAAGTGTCCGAAACCCCGGTTTACTATGCAGGTACGTATGAGGGGACAAGCCGGGGGTATGGCGGCCCTGTGACAGTCAGACTGACCGTTTCAGACTACGCCATTGAGGATGTCCGTATCTCAGCGCCGGAAGAGACGCCGGAAATCGGAAAGGCCGTTGCGGTTCAGCTCTCAAACGAGATGTGGAGAGCTAACTCTTTCAGCGTGGACAGTGTATCCGGAGCCACGATGACCAGCAACGCAGTCAAGAAAGCAGTTGGACAGTGTCTGGAGCAGGCAGCCAGAGAGGGGACAGAGGCAGCGAAGCTGTTTGAGGCAGAATTCAGGAGCGAGAAGGAGGCCAGGGGCCTTCCGGAGCTGTCAGAAATTCTTCCGTCTGTGCCGGATGGAGATTACATTTACCGGGATACCGCAGATGACGGCTCCGGCCACTTTAATGAGATCCGGGTGACAGTTGAAAAGGGCACGCTCACGGCTCTCTCCTGGGACGCAGTGGCAATGGACGGAAGCGGAAAACGGGAACAGTCCCTGAGTGGCCAGTATGTGATGACAGAAAACGGCCCCCTCTGGCACGAGCAGGCAGACACCCTGGCTCAGTATGTTGTTGAAAACCAGTCCACGGAAGGGGTTGTGGAAGGCGCAGGGGTCACAGACGCCCTGGCATCTGTGAGCATCTACCCAGGCGGTTTTGTGGACGCTGTGAAAAAATGTCTGATGGCCGCCTCCGGAGATCTGTCCTTTGCCTCTCTGGAAGAGCTGCTTGCAGGGGCAGAGGATGGAACATACAGCTATACAAGCCCGAAAAAGGATGACAGCGGGATGAGTGACCGCATTGACCTGACCGTGAAGGACCATGCCATCGCGGCCCTGGTCTGGGATTCAGTGGGGGAGGATGGAACCGGAAAACGCCAGCTTTCCATGGACGGTCAGTACCAAATGACGGAGGACGGCCCCCTCTGGTACGAGCAGGCGGACACCCTGGCCAAATACGTGCTGGAGAATCAGTCCGTAGAGGGGCTGTCCGACAGCGAGGGCTATGCAACGGATGCAGTCAGCTCAGTGAGCATCAATATTTCTGGTTTTATCAATGCGCTGAAAGGCTGTCTGAGTCAGGGAAACAGGGTAAGCTAA
- a CDS encoding MerR family transcriptional regulator translates to MEKYLSIGEVSRLLDIPEHTLRYWQDAGIFSVYQELNNYRKYTIADLLNIAEIAFYRKIGIPVREMEHFSHFSLEDYSKVLTGVGEQLERQIQSLESMQRAVELKQKHIGEIEFLKKVDFSMERVPFSSVTRFQYSDRDKLVRYTQNPSLYVRLIDTEYPDREVRGMIADGLPCQGELIWKKTEDREYAAFLIEELPDEGYASNLLEKLIPIRSLGKTGIILANFLMSEIQDGRKVDYLKGYAEIIRQ, encoded by the coding sequence ATGGAAAAATACTTATCTATCGGAGAGGTGTCCCGTCTGTTAGACATACCGGAGCATACACTCAGGTACTGGCAGGATGCCGGCATCTTTTCCGTTTATCAGGAATTGAACAACTACAGAAAATATACCATTGCGGATCTGCTGAACATTGCAGAGATCGCCTTTTACCGAAAAATCGGCATTCCTGTGCGTGAGATGGAGCATTTCAGCCATTTCAGCCTGGAGGATTACAGCAAGGTGCTGACAGGCGTGGGGGAACAGCTGGAAAGGCAGATACAGAGCCTTGAATCCATGCAGCGGGCGGTGGAGCTGAAACAGAAGCACATAGGGGAAATCGAGTTTCTGAAAAAAGTGGATTTTTCCATGGAACGTGTTCCATTTTCCTCTGTGACACGTTTTCAGTACAGTGATCGGGACAAGCTGGTTCGCTATACCCAGAATCCCTCTCTCTATGTGCGCCTGATCGACACGGAGTATCCAGACAGGGAAGTTCGCGGTATGATTGCCGATGGACTGCCCTGCCAGGGAGAACTGATCTGGAAAAAGACAGAGGACCGCGAGTACGCCGCCTTTTTGATTGAGGAGCTTCCAGATGAGGGCTATGCCAGCAATCTGCTGGAAAAACTCATCCCTATCCGAAGTCTTGGAAAAACCGGCATTATTCTGGCTAATTTTCTCATGAGTGAAATACAGGACGGAAGAAAGGTCGACTATCTGAAAGGATATGCGGAGATTATCCGCCAATGA
- a CDS encoding YfcC family protein has protein sequence MSGAAKKKKWFENVKMPHTYVILITILVIMTILTHIIPAGQYQRVEDPVSGTTVVVPDSFEFVDIEAPGFFDIFLALQRGYVDAADIMFLIIFAYGFVYMLVKNGTMDAALGTLVRLVGKKIQLMIPITMIVLGLLSSTMGIFEEVYGLFPVFVGIAVALGYDMVVGGAIVYLGVAIGYASGTFNPYTVGIAQDVAGVPLYSGLGLRIAVLIAFELLAILYIMHYARKVKADPTKSVMYGVETDFAQRKSLEELTGARMNTRQKLCLLLFLGTLCGLLYGITQAGWGINEIAAMFLMMMIFVGIVSGYSATEICKTFIESTKSMVSSMLIVGFTRGILLIMKDGMISDTIVYYLVNLLSGASKYVSAYGMLILQNIIKFFITGSSSQATITMPIMAPTAELIGLSKQIAVLAYQFGNGFAEMFWPTSCALGCGLMGVPINKWYKFVTPLFGLVLVLEFVFMTIAVAIGYC, from the coding sequence ATGAGCGGAGCTGCCAAGAAGAAAAAATGGTTTGAGAATGTCAAGATGCCGCATACGTATGTCATCCTGATCACGATTCTTGTGATTATGACGATTCTCACCCATATTATCCCGGCCGGACAGTATCAGAGGGTGGAGGATCCGGTCAGCGGGACAACGGTTGTGGTGCCGGACAGCTTTGAGTTTGTGGACATTGAGGCGCCGGGCTTTTTTGACATTTTCCTGGCCCTGCAGAGAGGGTATGTGGATGCGGCGGATATTATGTTTCTGATTATCTTTGCCTACGGATTTGTGTATATGCTGGTGAAGAACGGAACCATGGACGCCGCCCTGGGAACCCTGGTCAGGCTGGTGGGAAAAAAGATACAGCTGATGATCCCGATTACCATGATTGTGCTGGGACTTTTAAGCTCTACCATGGGAATTTTCGAGGAGGTTTACGGTCTGTTTCCCGTCTTTGTGGGGATTGCGGTAGCTCTGGGGTATGATATGGTGGTGGGAGGCGCGATTGTCTACCTGGGCGTGGCTATCGGGTATGCGTCGGGAACCTTTAATCCCTATACGGTCGGAATTGCCCAGGATGTGGCAGGAGTGCCCCTCTACTCGGGACTTGGCCTCAGGATCGCCGTTCTGATTGCCTTTGAGCTGCTGGCGATTCTTTATATCATGCATTACGCCCGCAAAGTAAAGGCCGATCCGACGAAATCTGTTATGTATGGGGTGGAAACAGACTTTGCTCAGAGAAAGAGTCTGGAGGAGCTGACGGGTGCAAGGATGAATACAAGGCAGAAGCTGTGCCTGCTCCTCTTTCTGGGGACGCTGTGCGGACTTCTCTATGGAATCACCCAGGCTGGCTGGGGCATCAACGAGATTGCGGCCATGTTTCTGATGATGATGATCTTCGTGGGAATTGTCAGCGGGTATTCAGCTACGGAAATCTGCAAAACTTTTATTGAGTCTACGAAGTCTATGGTATCCTCCATGCTGATTGTGGGATTTACCAGAGGGATCCTTCTGATTATGAAGGATGGAATGATTTCAGACACCATCGTCTACTACCTGGTCAATCTGCTTTCCGGTGCCAGCAAATATGTTTCTGCCTACGGAATGCTGATCCTGCAGAATATTATTAAATTTTTCATCACAGGCTCCTCCAGCCAGGCCACGATCACCATGCCGATCATGGCGCCGACGGCTGAGCTGATCGGGCTCAGCAAGCAGATAGCAGTCCTGGCCTACCAGTTTGGAAACGGCTTTGCAGAAATGTTCTGGCCGACCTCCTGCGCTCTGGGCTGCGGTCTGATGGGCGTACCCATTAACAAGTGGTATAAATTTGTCACGCCGCTGTTTGGGCTGGTGCTGGTGCTGGAGTTTGTGTTTATGACAATCGCAGTTGCCATTGGATACTGTTAA